In a single window of the Blastopirellula retiformator genome:
- the pilM gene encoding pilus assembly protein PilM, translated as MAAGKGVWSIDIGHAAIKALRCTVHDDGFWLVADAFDYIEYPKLLTLPDTNPEQMIRDALKEFLSRNELKNDKVAISVPGQAGLARFFKAPPVEAKRIPDIVKYEAKQQIPFPLDEVVWDYQPMPGAHVEEGISLETEIGIFAMKRDQVFRSLQPFLDAGIDVDFVQLTPVALYNFVAHDLLTANPTKEEYDPANQPESYVILSMGTETTDLVITNGFRVWQRSLPIGGNHFTKQLTRDLKLTFAKAEHLKRHAREADDAKLIFQSMRPKFNELVTDIQRSIGFFQTLDRKAKISRIVPVGNAMKLPGLVSYLAKNLGYEAVEIDGFQKLSGSEVTSSAAFRDNIMSFATCYGMCLQGQRKSCLQTNLLPQEILVDRLIREKKPWAVAAVAALLLACTVNFFFHWKAWNTADPEKFAQAISAVKWVEQQSSSHKSTDDQYMTDAENLRAIGNYVVGNEENRRLWPELLRAVTASLPTYEGKPEELWKMPIEERPFLYIDSVESKYYPDVSFWYTVSLRERYRQTVDNSKRLDEAAEVGLTAEDLDEKGAAPVEEGAEPGAANPMTPAAAPDASMEEEITPAEGEEAMEMVDENGEIVDALAGPTESGWVIQLKGKHFHNSTKARQNSGPQYVRNTLIHQLESGSIMLDDGSGQMIEVSMKELGISHPVIVLDSVPRTVQVDNPDYDPATMGMNGEAGMMAPMGGVNPMGAAGEIVPPKIPVKVYEFTVQFCWQETPVSKRIENKKLEAEAAAEAAAAAAAAEEGF; from the coding sequence ATGGCTGCTGGGAAAGGCGTTTGGAGCATTGATATCGGGCATGCCGCGATCAAGGCGCTCCGATGCACGGTGCATGATGATGGTTTTTGGCTGGTTGCCGACGCCTTCGATTACATCGAATATCCAAAGCTGTTGACGCTGCCGGACACCAATCCGGAGCAGATGATTCGCGATGCGCTGAAAGAGTTTCTGTCGCGCAACGAACTGAAGAACGACAAAGTTGCGATCTCGGTGCCGGGGCAGGCCGGTCTGGCTCGTTTCTTCAAGGCGCCGCCGGTCGAAGCGAAACGCATTCCCGACATCGTCAAGTACGAAGCGAAGCAGCAGATCCCGTTCCCGCTCGACGAAGTGGTTTGGGATTATCAGCCGATGCCGGGCGCCCATGTCGAAGAAGGGATCTCGCTGGAGACCGAAATCGGCATCTTCGCGATGAAGCGGGACCAGGTTTTCCGCTCGCTGCAGCCGTTTTTGGACGCCGGGATCGACGTCGACTTCGTGCAGCTGACGCCGGTCGCGCTGTACAACTTCGTCGCGCATGACCTACTGACCGCCAATCCGACCAAAGAAGAATATGACCCGGCCAATCAGCCTGAGTCGTACGTGATCCTCTCGATGGGAACCGAGACGACCGATCTGGTCATCACCAATGGTTTCCGCGTCTGGCAGCGTAGCTTGCCGATCGGCGGTAACCACTTTACGAAGCAGCTGACCAGAGACCTGAAGCTGACCTTCGCCAAGGCCGAGCACTTGAAGCGTCATGCCCGCGAAGCGGACGACGCCAAGCTGATTTTCCAGTCGATGCGGCCGAAGTTCAACGAACTGGTGACCGACATCCAGCGTTCGATCGGCTTTTTCCAGACCCTCGACCGTAAGGCGAAGATCTCGCGGATCGTGCCGGTTGGCAACGCGATGAAGCTGCCCGGTCTGGTCTCGTACCTGGCCAAGAACCTCGGCTACGAAGCGGTCGAAATCGACGGCTTTCAAAAGCTGTCAGGTTCTGAAGTCACCTCGTCGGCGGCGTTCCGCGACAACATCATGTCGTTCGCCACCTGCTACGGCATGTGCTTGCAGGGGCAGCGGAAGTCGTGCCTGCAGACCAACCTGCTGCCGCAGGAAATCTTGGTCGACCGACTGATCCGCGAAAAGAAGCCGTGGGCGGTCGCGGCGGTCGCCGCGCTGCTATTGGCCTGCACGGTCAACTTCTTTTTCCACTGGAAGGCCTGGAACACAGCCGATCCGGAGAAGTTTGCTCAGGCCATTAGTGCCGTAAAATGGGTTGAGCAGCAGAGCAGTTCGCACAAGTCGACTGACGATCAATATATGACCGACGCCGAGAACCTGCGGGCGATCGGCAACTACGTGGTTGGCAACGAAGAGAACCGTCGCCTCTGGCCGGAGTTGCTGCGAGCGGTCACCGCCTCGCTGCCGACCTATGAAGGGAAGCCGGAAGAGCTGTGGAAGATGCCGATCGAAGAACGGCCGTTCCTGTACATCGACAGCGTCGAATCGAAGTATTACCCCGACGTCAGCTTCTGGTACACCGTATCGCTGCGCGAACGTTATCGCCAAACAGTCGATAACAGCAAACGCCTGGACGAAGCGGCCGAAGTGGGTCTGACTGCGGAAGACTTGGACGAAAAGGGCGCCGCTCCTGTCGAAGAAGGCGCCGAGCCTGGCGCTGCTAACCCGATGACGCCGGCCGCCGCGCCTGACGCTTCGATGGAGGAGGAAATTACTCCGGCCGAAGGGGAAGAGGCGATGGAGATGGTCGACGAGAACGGCGAAATCGTTGACGCGTTGGCCGGGCCGACCGAAAGCGGCTGGGTGATCCAGCTGAAAGGAAAGCACTTCCACAACAGCACCAAGGCCCGTCAGAATTCGGGGCCGCAGTATGTTCGTAATACGCTGATCCATCAGCTTGAGTCGGGCTCGATCATGCTGGACGACGGCAGCGGTCAGATGATCGAAGTCAGCATGAAGGAACTGGGGATTTCGCACCCTGTGATCGTGCTCGACTCGGTTCCGCGGACCGTTCAGGTCGACAATCCCGACTACGATCCGGCCACGATGGGCATGAACGGCGAAGCCGGCATGATGGCCCCGATGGGCGGCGTGAACCCGATGGGCGCCGCGGGGGAAATCGTTCCGCCCAAGATCCCCGTCAAGGTTTACGAGTTCACCGTCCAGTTCTGCTGGCAGGAAACGCCAGTGAGCAAGCGTATCGAAAACAAGAAACTAGAAGCTGAAGCCGCGGCGGAAGCTGCTGCGGCCGCTGCTGCCGCCGAGGAGGGATTTTAA